One window from the genome of Cryptomeria japonica chromosome 6, Sugi_1.0, whole genome shotgun sequence encodes:
- the LOC131044333 gene encoding haloacid dehalogenase-like hydrolase domain-containing protein Sgpp isoform X2: protein MVPFPSSTDLQAVLFDVDGTLCDSDPLHYLTFRDMLQEVGFQDGVPITEEFFSNNISGKHNDDIGATLFPDWDGNKCKKFFDDKEALFRSKAPQHLKPINGLHKLCKWIESRGLRRAAVTNAPRENAELMISLVGLTDFFELVVIGSECEQAKPFPDPYLKALEHFKIPAHRAFAVEDSTSGLKAAVGAGLAVLGITTRNPGQALLEAGATFLIKDFEDPDLWNALES, encoded by the exons ATGGTTCCCTTCCCATCTAGTACAGATTTACAAGCGGTATTATTTGATGTTGATGGAACGCTATGCGATTCGGACCCTTTGCATTACTTAACTTTTCGTGATATGCTTCAAGAG GTTGGTTTTCAAGATGGCGTTCCTATAACTGAGGAATTCTTTAGTAACAACATCAGTGGCAAGCATAATGATGATATTGGAGCTACGCTTTTTCCTGATTGGGATGGAAACAAATGTAAGAAATTTTTTGATGATAAAGAAGCTTTGTTTCGAAG TAAGGCACCTCAGCATCTGAAACCTATAAATGGCTTACATAAACTCTGCAAATGGATTGAAAGCCGTGGCCTAAGGCGTGCTGCCGTCACCAATGCTCCAAGAGAAAATGCTGAACTCATGATCTCTCTTGTAGGTCTAACCGACTTCTTTGAGCTTGTGGTTATTGGGAGTGAATGTGAACAGGCGAAGCCATTCCCAGATCCATATTTGAAGGCCCTAGAACATTTCAAAATTCCAGCCCATAGAGCATTTGCTGTTGAG GATTCTACTTCAGGTTTGAAGGCAGCTGTTGGAGCAGGATTGGCAGTTTTGGGGATAACCACTAGGAACCCTGGACAGGCACTACTTGAAGCGGGAGCCACATTCTTAATCAAAGATTTTGAGGACCCTGACCTTTGGAATGCACTCGAGTCATAG